One genomic window of Meiothermus cerbereus DSM 11376 includes the following:
- a CDS encoding SDR family NAD(P)-dependent oxidoreductase: MSMFRGKVVLVTGAARGIGRAIAEAFAQEQALLVLCDIRPEGLEVAKRLGALFVYADLAQATHRERFVEQAVKQWGSIHVLVNNAAIAAPGSALKVGLDEWQRTLEVNLTAPMHLSALSAREMVKNGGGAIVNVASVQGLFAEQNNAAYNASKGGLVNLTRSLALDLAPMNIRVNAVAPGAIATESVLEAIQISEHPELTRQDWEDLHALRRLGKPEEVAQAVVFLASEKASFITGAILPVDGGMTASFMMAGRPV, from the coding sequence TTGAGCATGTTTCGAGGCAAGGTGGTGCTGGTAACGGGGGCCGCAAGGGGCATTGGGCGGGCCATTGCCGAGGCCTTTGCCCAAGAGCAGGCCCTGCTGGTGCTGTGTGACATTCGACCCGAAGGCCTCGAGGTCGCCAAGCGCTTAGGCGCCCTCTTCGTCTACGCCGACCTGGCCCAGGCCACACACCGCGAGCGCTTTGTGGAGCAGGCCGTCAAGCAGTGGGGCAGCATCCATGTGTTGGTCAACAACGCCGCCATTGCTGCGCCGGGCTCGGCCCTCAAGGTGGGGCTGGACGAGTGGCAGCGCACCCTCGAGGTCAACCTGACCGCCCCCATGCACCTCTCGGCCCTTTCGGCACGGGAGATGGTCAAAAACGGCGGGGGTGCGATTGTGAACGTGGCCAGCGTGCAGGGGCTTTTTGCTGAGCAGAACAACGCCGCCTACAACGCTTCCAAAGGGGGCCTGGTCAACCTGACCCGTTCGTTGGCCCTCGACCTGGCCCCCATGAACATCCGGGTCAATGCGGTCGCGCCGGGGGCCATCGCCACCGAGAGCGTGTTGGAAGCCATCCAGATCTCCGAGCACCCCGAGCTGACCCGCCAGGACTGGGAAGACCTGCACGCCCTGCGCCGCCTGGGAAAACCCGAAGAAGTCGCTCAGGCGGTGGTATTTCTAGCCTCCGAAAAAGCCAGCTTTATCACCGGGGCGATTCTGCCGGTGGATGGCGGCATGACGGCCAGCTTTATGATGGCGGGAAGGCCGGTTTAG
- a CDS encoding trans-sulfuration enzyme family protein, with translation MDKPSQLKPASWLVAAGRPSEPGQPLNTPLVPASNFILGKERAYARDGGTPTWEALEEIVGGLEAGRAVAFASGMAAVAAVFDQLPPGAVVVLPDDCYQGVVGLALVGAEKGRWSVQRLALEDTEGWIRACAEADLIWLESPSNPLLTVVDLAAIGSAPRKPGAILAVDNTFATPLNQQPLEFGATVSIQSVTKFIGGHSDLLGGIATTRDEALWQTLQKSRTLNGATPGTLEAFLAVRGARTLALRLQKAQENAQALAERLQQHPQVARVRYPGLPSHPTHAIAKRVLKGFGTIISFDLLGGAAEADALCRNVQLIRHATSLGGVESTMERRAAIPGQTHLPPSLLRLSVGIEDVEDLWADLEAALQAL, from the coding sequence GTGGACAAGCCCTCCCAACTCAAACCGGCCTCCTGGCTGGTGGCGGCCGGCCGCCCCTCCGAGCCCGGCCAACCCCTGAACACCCCGCTGGTTCCGGCCTCCAACTTTATTCTGGGCAAAGAGCGGGCCTATGCCCGCGACGGCGGCACGCCGACCTGGGAGGCCCTCGAGGAGATCGTGGGGGGCCTCGAGGCCGGTCGGGCGGTGGCCTTCGCCTCGGGCATGGCCGCGGTGGCGGCGGTCTTCGACCAGCTTCCGCCAGGGGCAGTGGTGGTGCTGCCGGACGACTGCTACCAGGGGGTGGTGGGGCTGGCCCTGGTGGGGGCCGAAAAAGGGCGCTGGTCGGTGCAACGGCTGGCGCTGGAGGATACCGAGGGCTGGATTCGCGCCTGCGCGGAGGCCGACCTGATCTGGCTCGAGTCCCCCTCCAATCCCCTGCTTACGGTGGTGGATCTGGCGGCCATTGGCTCGGCCCCACGCAAACCCGGGGCCATACTGGCGGTGGACAACACCTTTGCCACCCCCCTGAACCAGCAGCCGCTCGAGTTTGGCGCCACGGTCTCGATCCAGTCGGTCACCAAGTTTATTGGCGGCCACTCCGACCTGCTGGGCGGAATCGCCACCACCCGCGACGAGGCCCTCTGGCAGACCCTGCAAAAATCCCGGACGTTAAACGGGGCCACCCCCGGCACCCTCGAGGCCTTCCTGGCGGTGCGGGGGGCGCGCACGCTGGCGCTCCGCCTGCAAAAAGCGCAGGAAAACGCCCAGGCGCTGGCCGAACGCCTACAGCAGCACCCCCAGGTGGCCCGCGTGCGGTATCCGGGCCTGCCCTCCCACCCCACCCACGCCATTGCCAAACGGGTGCTCAAGGGCTTCGGCACCATCATCTCCTTCGACCTCTTGGGCGGGGCCGCCGAGGCCGATGCGCTCTGCCGCAACGTACAGCTCATCCGCCACGCCACCAGCCTGGGGGGGGTGGAGAGCACCATGGAGCGGCGGGCGGCCATCCCCGGCCAGACCCACCTGCCCCCCTCGCTTTTGCGGCTGAGTGTGGGCATCGAGGACGTGGAGGACCTCTGGGCCGACCTCGAGGCCGCCCTGCAGGCCCTATAG
- a CDS encoding tyrosine-type recombinase/integrase — protein sequence MWVFPGNNSSKPLDYNAPGHALRRIVAKLGIPPLRVHHLRHSYGSHLLANGAPLELVAERMGHANPNITLGVYRHLLEQERRGWVIDLEALLTQPRAKA from the coding sequence ATGTGGGTATTCCCTGGCAACAACTCGAGCAAGCCGCTGGATTACAACGCGCCGGGCCATGCCTTGCGCCGCATTGTGGCTAAGCTGGGTATCCCGCCCTTGCGGGTGCACCACCTCAGGCACAGCTACGGTAGCCACCTGCTGGCTAACGGTGCACCACTGGAACTGGTAGCGGAGCGGATGGGACACGCCAACCCCAACATCACGCTAGGGGTGTACCGGCATCTGCTGGAGCAAGAGCGCCGGGGCTGGGTGATTGACCTTGAAGCCCTACTAACGCAACCCCGCGCTAAGGCCTGA
- a CDS encoding agmatine deiminase family protein has translation MEKTLTPRALGFAMPAEWAPHAATWTAWPYDEEKWLGYLEPVRQEFAAFVNTLARFEPVHLVVNDEESEQDAQARLSGPIHFHHIPHDDLWLRDSGAIFVSRATASGAEVAAVNWEFNGWGGKYPAQQDNQMPLHMARILGMRLFHAGIVMEGGSLEVNGEGVCLTTRQCLRSPERNPGLDEEALEGYLNQFLGIDHVVWLGDGLEGDHTDGHIDTLTRFTSPHTIVTSVSPDPDDPNHRPLQENLEILRSLEGFRIVELPLPKNPRWLDGNTRLPLTYANFYIANGAVLVPIYDDPHDEKALEILRPLFPGREVIGLKSRYLITGGGSFHCVTQQQPAGKIWKVSPTTEELS, from the coding sequence GTGGAGAAGACCCTCACCCCCCGCGCCCTGGGCTTTGCTATGCCCGCCGAGTGGGCCCCCCATGCCGCCACCTGGACGGCCTGGCCCTACGACGAAGAGAAATGGCTGGGCTACCTGGAACCCGTGCGGCAGGAGTTCGCAGCCTTTGTCAACACGCTGGCCCGCTTCGAGCCAGTGCACCTGGTAGTAAACGACGAGGAATCCGAGCAAGACGCCCAGGCCCGGCTTAGTGGCCCCATTCACTTCCACCACATCCCCCACGACGACCTGTGGCTGCGCGACTCCGGGGCCATATTTGTTTCCCGCGCCACGGCTTCTGGAGCCGAGGTGGCCGCCGTCAACTGGGAGTTTAACGGCTGGGGGGGGAAGTACCCGGCCCAGCAGGACAACCAGATGCCCCTGCACATGGCCCGCATCCTGGGTATGCGGCTATTCCATGCCGGCATCGTGATGGAAGGGGGCTCGCTCGAGGTCAACGGGGAGGGCGTATGCCTCACCACCCGCCAGTGCCTGCGCTCGCCAGAGCGCAACCCCGGCCTGGATGAGGAGGCGCTCGAGGGTTACTTGAATCAGTTCCTGGGCATTGACCATGTGGTCTGGCTGGGGGACGGGCTCGAGGGCGACCACACCGACGGCCACATTGATACCCTTACCCGCTTTACCTCGCCCCACACCATCGTTACCTCGGTCTCGCCCGACCCCGACGACCCCAACCACCGCCCTTTGCAAGAGAACCTGGAAATTCTGCGCAGTCTGGAGGGTTTTCGCATCGTGGAGCTACCTCTGCCCAAAAACCCCCGCTGGCTGGACGGCAATACTCGCTTGCCCCTCACCTACGCCAACTTCTACATCGCCAACGGGGCGGTGCTGGTGCCCATCTACGACGACCCCCACGACGAAAAGGCCCTGGAAATTTTGCGGCCTTTGTTCCCCGGACGCGAGGTTATCGGCCTCAAAAGCCGCTACCTGATTACCGGCGGGGGTAGCTTCCACTGCGTCACCCAGCAACAGCCCGCCGGTAAAATATGGAAAGTTTCGCCCACCACAGAGGAGCTGTCATGA
- the gatB gene encoding Asp-tRNA(Asn)/Glu-tRNA(Gln) amidotransferase subunit GatB — protein MPEFEAVVGLEVHLHLKTKSKMFCSCDADYFGDPPNTHTCPVCLGLPGVLPVVNAQAVDYGILFGLALNCRIAPWTQFHRKSYYYPDMPKNYQISQYDLPIAEHGHLEVEGQTIRIKRVHLEEDAAKSTHPEGASYSLIDLNRAGSPLIEMVTEPDIRTPEQARVFLSHIRSIAQTLGVSDANPEEGKMRADVNVSVRPVGGPLGTKVEIKNLNSFRSVARALEYEIKRQQELLRSGRKVEQATLGWDEAAGKTYVMRLKEGEADYRYFPDPDLPPIVVDEAWLMRLQASMPELPAQKYARYVEAGVRPYDAEILAYSPSLAQFFDQTLAHYQGNPQTIANLLNADVAGYLNERQLEVQQTALTPQHLAALAGLFERREITNRVLSQLLPEVMQGASPLQLVEERGLRSVSDESTLRPIVERVVAANPRVAEQVKGGNLKAANALLGPIMKETRGTAKADVVKKMLGEMLGVEL, from the coding sequence ATGCCGGAGTTCGAAGCGGTGGTGGGACTGGAAGTCCACCTGCACCTCAAAACCAAAAGCAAGATGTTCTGCAGTTGCGACGCCGATTATTTCGGTGACCCCCCCAACACCCACACCTGCCCGGTCTGCTTGGGGCTGCCGGGGGTGCTGCCGGTGGTCAACGCCCAGGCGGTAGACTATGGCATTTTGTTTGGGCTGGCTCTGAACTGCCGGATTGCCCCCTGGACACAGTTTCACCGCAAGAGCTACTACTACCCGGATATGCCCAAAAACTATCAGATCTCGCAGTACGACCTGCCCATCGCCGAGCACGGGCATCTGGAGGTGGAGGGGCAGACCATCCGCATCAAACGGGTGCACCTCGAGGAAGACGCGGCCAAGTCCACCCACCCCGAGGGGGCTTCCTACTCCCTCATAGACCTCAACCGGGCCGGTTCGCCCCTCATCGAGATGGTGACCGAGCCGGATATCCGCACCCCCGAGCAGGCCCGGGTCTTCCTCTCCCACATACGCTCCATTGCCCAGACCCTGGGTGTTTCGGATGCCAACCCCGAGGAAGGCAAGATGCGGGCCGATGTGAACGTCTCGGTGCGGCCCGTGGGGGGGCCTTTGGGCACCAAGGTGGAAATCAAGAACCTCAACTCCTTCCGCAGCGTGGCGCGGGCCCTCGAGTATGAGATCAAGCGGCAGCAAGAACTGCTGCGCAGTGGCCGCAAGGTGGAACAGGCCACCCTAGGCTGGGACGAGGCCGCCGGCAAAACCTACGTCATGCGCCTCAAAGAAGGCGAGGCCGACTACCGCTACTTTCCCGACCCCGACCTGCCCCCCATCGTGGTGGACGAGGCCTGGCTTATGCGGCTCCAAGCCAGCATGCCCGAGCTGCCGGCCCAGAAGTATGCCCGCTACGTGGAAGCCGGGGTGCGCCCCTATGACGCGGAAATTCTGGCCTATAGCCCCTCGCTGGCCCAGTTTTTCGACCAAACACTGGCCCACTACCAGGGCAACCCCCAGACCATCGCCAACCTGCTCAACGCCGATGTGGCCGGTTACCTGAACGAGCGGCAACTGGAGGTGCAGCAAACCGCCCTCACCCCCCAACACCTGGCCGCGCTGGCCGGCCTCTTCGAAAGGCGCGAGATCACCAACCGGGTCTTGAGCCAGCTTCTGCCCGAGGTGATGCAAGGGGCCAGCCCGTTGCAGCTGGTGGAGGAGCGCGGCCTGCGCTCGGTCTCGGACGAAAGCACACTGCGGCCCATTGTGGAACGGGTGGTGGCGGCCAACCCCAGGGTGGCGGAGCAGGTCAAGGGGGGCAACCTCAAGGCCGCCAACGCCCTGCTGGGGCCCATCATGAAGGAAACCCGGGGCACCGCCAAGGCCGACGTGGTCAAGAAGATGCTGGGCGAAATGCTGGGGGTCGAGCTGTGA
- a CDS encoding DUF6069 family protein: MSEPMRKATPGVAMDKIWRAALIGGVLSAVGNVVVFLVAGWLGISLQVTAAPGSSTLVPLQIGQVIVASLLPALPAGLLLVVLARFMPNPWTVFMAVAGVFLLVSFMGPINLPTDPANELVLNLMHVVSAVAIVGALWRFAR, translated from the coding sequence ATGTCTGAACCGATGCGCAAAGCAACACCCGGCGTAGCGATGGACAAGATCTGGCGGGCCGCCCTGATTGGGGGGGTGCTGTCGGCGGTGGGCAACGTGGTGGTGTTTTTGGTGGCGGGCTGGCTGGGAATTAGCCTACAGGTTACCGCTGCTCCGGGCTCGAGCACCCTGGTGCCGCTACAAATTGGGCAGGTGATTGTGGCCAGCCTGCTTCCGGCCCTGCCCGCGGGCTTGCTGCTGGTGGTTCTGGCCCGCTTTATGCCCAACCCCTGGACCGTGTTTATGGCGGTTGCGGGGGTGTTTCTGCTGGTTTCCTTTATGGGCCCCATCAACCTTCCCACCGACCCCGCCAACGAGCTGGTGCTGAACCTGATGCACGTGGTATCGGCGGTGGCGATTGTGGGCGCTTTGTGGAGGTTTGCTCGCTAA
- the aguB gene encoding N-carbamoylputrescine amidase → MTKLAVVQMSMTTDRDQNVAKATQMVRQAAAQGAHIVLLPELFENLYFCQAEREKFFALAHPVENHPFLPHFQRLAQELGVVLPISFFEKAGQAYYNSLALVDASGEILGIYRKSHIPDGPGYEEKYYFNPGDTGFKAFSTRFGVIGAGICWDQWFPECARSMALLGAELLLYPTAIGSEPAEAGGLDTKDMWQRAMIGHAVANLCYLAAANRVGTEVVEGYSQTYYGSSFIADYMGNKLAEAGRSEETVLLADLNLEEARAFRASFGFFRDRRPDLYGPLLTLDGKTRPPRS, encoded by the coding sequence ATGACCAAGCTAGCCGTGGTTCAGATGTCCATGACCACCGACCGCGACCAAAACGTGGCCAAGGCCACCCAGATGGTACGCCAGGCCGCCGCCCAGGGGGCCCACATCGTGCTCCTGCCGGAGCTGTTCGAGAACCTCTACTTTTGCCAGGCCGAGCGGGAGAAGTTCTTTGCCCTGGCCCACCCGGTGGAAAACCACCCTTTTCTACCCCACTTCCAGCGGTTGGCCCAGGAGCTAGGCGTGGTTCTGCCTATCTCGTTTTTCGAGAAAGCCGGACAGGCTTACTACAACAGTCTGGCCCTGGTGGACGCTTCGGGCGAAATCCTGGGCATCTACCGCAAATCGCACATCCCCGACGGCCCCGGCTACGAAGAAAAGTATTACTTCAACCCCGGCGATACCGGCTTCAAGGCCTTTTCGACCCGTTTTGGCGTCATCGGAGCGGGCATCTGCTGGGATCAGTGGTTCCCCGAGTGCGCCCGCAGCATGGCCCTGTTGGGAGCAGAGCTGCTGCTCTACCCCACGGCCATCGGCTCCGAGCCCGCCGAGGCCGGGGGCCTCGACACCAAAGACATGTGGCAGCGCGCCATGATCGGCCACGCGGTGGCAAACCTCTGCTACCTGGCGGCGGCCAACCGGGTGGGCACCGAGGTGGTGGAGGGCTATAGCCAGACCTATTACGGCTCTTCCTTCATCGCCGACTACATGGGCAACAAGCTAGCCGAGGCCGGTCGCAGCGAAGAGACCGTTCTACTGGCCGACCTGAACCTGGAAGAAGCCCGCGCCTTCCGGGCCAGCTTTGGCTTCTTCCGCGACCGCAGGCCCGACCTCTACGGCCCCCTCCTGACCCTGGACGGCAAAACCCGCCCTCCCCGCTCCTGA
- the purM gene encoding phosphoribosylformylglycinamidine cyclo-ligase: MNYREAGVDIDRKAGALKAAASKIKETYTPQVLRGIGAFGGMLEVSRLKEMAEPVLVASTDGVGTKTLLAAQTGRYGGLGFDIVNHSVNDLLVQGARPLFFMDYIASAQLEAEVLAVVLESLAEACKAVGIPLLGGETAEMPGVYQEGGLDLVGTIVGVVDKAQVVDGSRVQPGDVLLALPSSGLHTNGYSLARKVFAGWNLEEPRPELDGRSLAEALLEPHRCYLREVDLLQREGLEIRAMAHITGGGVFENLPRVLPEGLGAEIRRGSFPVPPIFELIQRAGQIDEQEMYRVFNMGLGYILVLSPDMASGARTLLPQTYPVGYIMESSGIKVV; encoded by the coding sequence GTGAACTATCGGGAAGCAGGGGTGGACATTGACCGCAAGGCGGGTGCCCTGAAAGCCGCCGCCAGCAAGATCAAGGAAACCTACACCCCCCAGGTATTGCGGGGCATCGGGGCTTTTGGGGGGATGCTGGAGGTCTCCCGGCTCAAGGAGATGGCCGAGCCGGTGCTGGTGGCCTCCACCGACGGCGTGGGCACCAAAACCCTCCTGGCCGCCCAGACCGGGCGCTACGGGGGGCTGGGTTTCGACATCGTGAACCACTCGGTCAACGACCTGCTGGTACAGGGGGCCCGGCCCCTCTTTTTTATGGACTACATCGCCAGCGCGCAGCTCGAGGCCGAGGTGCTGGCGGTGGTGTTGGAGTCGCTGGCCGAGGCCTGCAAAGCGGTGGGGATTCCCCTCCTGGGGGGCGAGACCGCCGAGATGCCAGGGGTGTATCAGGAGGGTGGACTGGATCTGGTGGGCACCATTGTGGGGGTGGTGGACAAAGCCCAGGTGGTGGATGGCTCCAGGGTACAGCCTGGGGATGTGCTTCTGGCCCTGCCTTCCTCGGGGCTGCACACCAACGGCTACAGCCTGGCCCGCAAGGTGTTCGCAGGATGGAACCTAGAAGAACCCCGGCCCGAACTGGACGGGCGCTCGCTGGCCGAGGCCCTGCTGGAGCCCCACCGCTGCTACCTGCGCGAGGTGGATCTGCTCCAGCGCGAGGGCCTCGAGATTCGCGCCATGGCCCACATCACCGGCGGAGGGGTGTTTGAGAACCTGCCCAGGGTGCTGCCGGAGGGGCTAGGGGCCGAAATCCGGCGGGGCAGCTTTCCCGTTCCCCCGATTTTTGAGCTTATTCAGCGCGCAGGACAAATCGACGAGCAGGAGATGTACCGCGTGTTTAACATGGGGCTTGGTTACATTTTGGTCCTGAGTCCAGACATGGCATCTGGGGCCAGGACACTTTTACCCCAAACCTACCCGGTAGGCTATATCATGGAGTCGTCAGGGATTAAGGTAGTCTGA
- a CDS encoding histidine phosphatase family protein — translation MQTKELWLLRHGETPWNAEGRFQGHFDVNLSPQGLHQAYRVAERLAACRQGFDGLYSSDLQRAALTAKPIAEALHLTPVYDPRLREIYAGELQGLLRSEMEKLYPEFHQAIQRDPWNTRRPGGESMADLARRVQEFFEELPEGRFIVVTHGGVIRAALKMVLELENGTWRKFQIQNTSITRLLYPEGVALSIGDVGHLEAWAEGLMDEATLS, via the coding sequence ATGCAAACGAAAGAGCTATGGCTTCTACGCCACGGGGAGACGCCCTGGAATGCCGAAGGGCGCTTTCAAGGGCATTTTGACGTCAATCTCTCGCCCCAGGGTCTGCACCAGGCCTACCGGGTGGCCGAACGCCTGGCCGCCTGCCGCCAGGGCTTCGATGGCCTCTACAGCTCCGACCTGCAACGGGCCGCCCTCACCGCCAAGCCCATCGCCGAGGCTTTGCACCTCACGCCCGTCTACGACCCCCGCCTGCGCGAGATTTATGCGGGCGAACTGCAGGGGCTCTTGCGCAGCGAGATGGAAAAGCTCTACCCCGAGTTCCACCAAGCCATCCAGCGCGACCCCTGGAACACCCGGCGCCCCGGCGGCGAAAGCATGGCCGACCTGGCCCGGCGGGTGCAGGAATTTTTCGAGGAGTTACCAGAAGGGCGGTTCATTGTGGTGACCCACGGCGGGGTCATCCGAGCGGCGCTCAAGATGGTGCTCGAGCTAGAGAACGGTACCTGGCGCAAGTTCCAGATCCAGAACACCTCCATCACCCGCCTGCTCTATCCCGAGGGCGTCGCGCTCTCGATTGGCGATGTGGGCCACCTCGAGGCCTGGGCCGAGGGGCTGATGGACGAAGCCACGCTTTCGTAA